A single window of Metallosphaera hakonensis JCM 8857 = DSM 7519 DNA harbors:
- a CDS encoding ABC transporter permease, translated as MNKVVSDLISRKTFVFSVIIILFFAVLALLAPVITSYNNPYQVSQQFIAAPYAVPSWATIFPQYHDLPPNVRITLVPTSNGNGITILNSTYLRVVVPGNSEVNVTYSLKWNWSSPYNILLSFNLVPPSTSDFQVNLFMGGNDLMELSPIPVPPSVSVTPGKLNHITFSTENVNPSNSPYVQSLPVQDQALASIELPKLLLPRPGVYTVVLSVDNTGNSPETFLISNPHYSSLGYAYGRLGTDDNGASVFSEFVYGARFDLYLSLVASALIIGIGLIIGLLAGYVGGFTDLALNAFTDFFLLIPGLPLLIVLISIFDLTGAIVNVNKAVLILLIISLLSWPGTAKIIRGQTLTLRNRTFVEASRALGEGKFRILFRHIVPNLMGILFAQLAYDVPGVILAESGLDFLGLGIIGFPTWGNMLGFATNDLSFANGFAWWWVLPPGIGIILLSTAFYYFGSAMLDVLSPYKLRGE; from the coding sequence ATGAACAAGGTAGTAAGTGATCTTATCAGCAGGAAGACTTTCGTCTTCTCTGTTATTATCATCCTTTTCTTCGCCGTATTAGCCCTTCTGGCCCCGGTCATAACATCTTATAATAACCCTTATCAAGTGTCACAACAGTTCATAGCTGCGCCCTACGCTGTCCCTTCGTGGGCAACAATTTTCCCACAATACCACGATTTACCCCCTAACGTCAGGATAACGTTAGTACCAACAAGTAATGGGAACGGGATAACCATACTTAACTCCACCTATCTAAGGGTCGTGGTACCTGGAAATAGCGAGGTTAATGTAACTTATTCCTTAAAATGGAATTGGAGTTCACCATATAACATTTTGTTAAGTTTCAATCTTGTTCCCCCTTCAACTAGCGACTTCCAAGTTAACCTGTTCATGGGTGGAAACGATCTCATGGAACTATCCCCTATTCCTGTCCCTCCGTCAGTTAGTGTCACTCCCGGAAAACTCAACCACATTACGTTTTCCACGGAGAACGTAAATCCAAGCAACTCACCCTACGTTCAGTCGTTGCCTGTCCAGGATCAAGCTCTTGCATCCATAGAGCTTCCCAAGCTCCTATTGCCAAGACCTGGGGTTTACACCGTGGTCCTTTCCGTTGATAATACTGGGAATTCACCTGAGACCTTCCTCATCTCCAATCCCCATTATTCGTCCCTAGGTTACGCCTATGGTAGGCTCGGCACTGACGATAATGGAGCGAGCGTGTTCTCAGAGTTTGTTTATGGCGCTAGGTTCGATCTATATCTATCCCTAGTAGCTTCAGCGTTAATTATTGGCATCGGTCTCATCATAGGTTTACTAGCCGGATACGTCGGTGGGTTTACGGATCTCGCTTTAAACGCCTTCACAGACTTCTTCCTCCTCATACCCGGTCTTCCTTTACTTATTGTTCTAATATCAATCTTTGATCTAACGGGAGCCATAGTTAACGTAAACAAGGCAGTCCTAATACTCCTAATTATTTCGTTATTATCATGGCCAGGTACTGCTAAGATCATTAGGGGGCAAACTCTCACCTTGAGGAACAGAACCTTTGTTGAGGCATCAAGGGCACTGGGAGAGGGAAAGTTTAGAATACTCTTTAGGCATATAGTTCCCAACTTGATGGGAATACTGTTCGCTCAGTTAGCCTACGACGTTCCTGGAGTCATATTGGCCGAATCTGGATTGGACTTCTTGGGTCTAGGAATCATAGGTTTCCCAACATGGGGTAACATGCTGGGCTTCGCCACCAATGACCTCTCATTCGCTAACGGTTTCGCATGGTGGTGGGTTCTCCCTCCAGGCATTGGGATTATCTTGTTGAGTACTGCGTTTTACTATTTTGGATCCGCAATGCTCGACGTGCTGAGTCCATATAAGTTAAGGGGTGAATGA
- a CDS encoding dioxygenase, with protein MLGLFVSHGSPTILVEDIPWKKLMVELGKKVKEETNPDTIVVVSPHFISWNGRHLVEVQEQLECIQDYYGFPDELYKFCYSAKNDVELASKILKEGSASGLDMEEDTSWGLDHGAWIPLSYMFPGTKVVTVSITDGSPMEHYKLGEAIARASEGRRVVVLGTGSPTHRLDGIYLKVKPRQSKFDQLLIEMLKEGRFEEIMELPKRKEWVEAQPEGLLNPLYVVLGSSKPKSAEIVGYDVPWGGVSMLAVKFQ; from the coding sequence ATGTTAGGACTGTTCGTATCTCACGGTTCACCAACAATACTGGTTGAGGACATACCTTGGAAGAAGCTAATGGTCGAGTTGGGGAAAAAAGTGAAGGAGGAGACGAATCCAGATACTATAGTTGTAGTAAGTCCACACTTCATATCGTGGAACGGAAGGCATCTTGTAGAGGTTCAGGAGCAATTGGAATGTATTCAGGACTACTACGGTTTCCCTGACGAGTTATACAAGTTCTGTTACTCAGCTAAGAACGACGTGGAACTGGCCTCGAAGATATTGAAGGAGGGAAGCGCGTCTGGGCTTGACATGGAAGAGGACACCTCTTGGGGATTGGATCACGGTGCATGGATTCCATTAAGCTACATGTTCCCCGGTACCAAAGTCGTTACCGTTTCCATAACGGACGGTTCCCCTATGGAGCATTACAAATTGGGGGAGGCTATAGCCAGAGCGTCCGAAGGAAGAAGAGTGGTAGTATTGGGAACTGGTTCACCTACTCATAGATTAGATGGGATCTATCTCAAAGTTAAGCCGAGACAATCTAAATTTGATCAGTTGCTCATAGAGATGCTAAAAGAGGGAAGATTTGAGGAAATCATGGAACTTCCCAAAAGGAAAGAGTGGGTGGAAGCTCAACCGGAAGGTCTCCTAAACCCACTTTACGTTGTGTTGGGCTCATCGAAACCGAAAAGTGCTGAAATAGTGGGGTATGATGTACCGTGGGGAGGAGTAAGTATGTTGGCAGTAAAGTTCCAATAG
- a CDS encoding NRAMP family divalent metal transporter produces MDRKRITAGRNWKNLLILFGPAWLVMMADMDASSTIGAAETGALLKYSLVWFLLLLAIPLYFIQETSGRIGIATEMGLGEIIRKNYSRRVSLLMTLPMALTDVLTYAVEYAGAAVGFAVFGVSTYLSVPIIFIVHLLIVIGRKYEQAERVLLVLSPLLFLGFALVLIESGIKPYPLFYFSLSSSYLFLVAANVGAVVMPFMLFFQASATAIKFSVRKTSIPKSLAVNRVRIETAVGAIATELLMVMVEMSMAGADPSTNFLSPRSLSSALSSVAGSFSPIFFSIGLISAAFLALVVISLGSAWGVVEALGVKKDKTYLVYLLESVPAALIVSLIPVGSLAQAILNLLVFLVFALIGPGIVQGLISSNPKVMGELKNNKAYSLAYWLSLGFVLLFGILAVL; encoded by the coding sequence ATGGATCGTAAAAGGATTACGGCCGGGCGTAATTGGAAAAATTTGCTGATTTTGTTTGGTCCCGCTTGGCTAGTAATGATGGCTGACATGGACGCCTCGAGTACCATAGGTGCAGCAGAGACTGGAGCCCTACTCAAGTACTCCCTGGTCTGGTTCCTACTTCTACTTGCAATTCCTCTCTACTTCATTCAGGAGACCTCTGGTAGGATTGGAATAGCTACGGAGATGGGACTTGGGGAGATAATAAGGAAAAATTACTCTAGGAGAGTTTCGTTGTTAATGACTCTCCCCATGGCATTAACCGATGTTCTAACTTACGCTGTGGAATACGCCGGCGCTGCAGTGGGATTTGCGGTGTTTGGAGTCTCAACGTATTTGTCTGTTCCCATTATCTTCATAGTCCATCTCCTTATTGTCATCGGTAGAAAGTACGAGCAAGCAGAAAGGGTTCTCCTGGTGCTGTCGCCTCTTCTCTTTCTAGGGTTTGCCCTTGTACTTATTGAAAGCGGAATTAAGCCTTACCCGTTATTCTACTTCTCCTTGTCTTCAAGCTATCTTTTCCTGGTTGCAGCTAACGTTGGGGCTGTGGTTATGCCCTTCATGTTATTCTTTCAAGCTTCAGCCACAGCAATTAAGTTTTCAGTTAGGAAGACCTCGATTCCCAAGAGCTTGGCGGTTAATAGAGTTAGGATCGAGACTGCAGTGGGTGCAATAGCAACGGAGCTTCTTATGGTCATGGTGGAGATGTCCATGGCGGGCGCGGATCCCAGCACGAACTTCCTTTCTCCCAGGTCGCTGTCCTCAGCTCTTAGTTCCGTAGCTGGTTCATTCTCTCCAATATTTTTCAGTATAGGTCTCATTTCTGCAGCATTCTTGGCACTTGTTGTAATTTCCTTGGGAAGTGCGTGGGGAGTTGTAGAGGCCCTTGGAGTGAAAAAGGATAAAACCTATTTAGTTTACCTCCTGGAAAGCGTTCCCGCTGCTTTGATCGTATCCCTAATACCCGTAGGGAGTTTAGCTCAGGCCATATTGAATCTCCTAGTTTTCCTTGTGTTCGCGTTGATAGGACCTGGGATAGTTCAGGGACTTATATCCTCTAATCCTAAAGTGATGGGAGAATTAAAAAATAACAAGGCTTACTCCTTAGCCTACTGGCTTAGTCTAGGATTCGTGCTTCTCTTTGGAATTTTGGCAGTTCTTTAG
- a CDS encoding ABC transporter substrate-binding protein, which translates to MIISVPIEVSGFAIANFDTPILTPSQAIYNEPWVGTIVYTYAYSTHTDEFNALLDGKVDFITLTHISEINELKTAPYNKTAFLAVAPQESFGQVVFAFGNNLTSNLYFRYAIASLINPQNVTSYVLDNGVLGVDEPYFVNPSLSVYSQWFNPQVESYYQQYESYNLTRAVMYLEEVPGVTHKNGQWYYNNQPLKLTFYYTYPPETLKRFAYLLSDSAAAINLSITPVSETFGTLITQATTPPFNDFNLTTFGWISLGPFPNSWMNGIYTSPGNVGGFSNSTVDQALQNALNAPTLSQEISYTKEAEYLLQQQEPYVIYTWSNAIQAVYLPGWANYIYLSSGTPTYAINLLDVHPTNQALNGTFIFSSISSDLPRHINIYASVSLYAFNTLDDMYDSLGISPFNNPTQVLPWVASSWTVQKPVTMTLPNGDKIVNGSIITVNLVHNDTWIDGVPLTAYDVNFTVWYYDLPGMMGTNTFDGVTLNYTYLSSEGFINTDLFGTIPSLIWTNVTNPYQIVFYLNSSSYVNEYLVLTEYPIMPAHAIGPVNVVTLYHSTLAPEISSGPYMFSSFNSEAKTVSVTYNPYYFRINPLIFLQNVTEGNPTNFTAKFQYYTWDNSTSSLVPNPVNGTAEMWLMYLNVSGESYGNATMPVPMKMTSPGTYVGTVNTTGLKPGIYEIVSKVTWDNGARELFSYGSLNVTPSKVVTPTTPPPSVTTSSSTTTLEVVAGVVVAIVIIAVVVAVIRRR; encoded by the coding sequence ATGATAATATCAGTGCCAATTGAAGTTTCTGGCTTTGCAATAGCAAATTTCGACACACCTATCCTAACTCCTTCTCAAGCCATTTACAACGAGCCTTGGGTCGGTACTATTGTATATACATATGCATATAGCACACATACGGACGAGTTCAACGCCCTCCTTGATGGCAAGGTCGACTTCATTACGTTAACTCATATATCAGAGATCAACGAGCTAAAGACAGCCCCGTACAACAAAACCGCATTTCTGGCAGTAGCCCCACAGGAGAGCTTCGGTCAAGTAGTCTTCGCCTTCGGTAACAATCTAACCTCAAACCTCTATTTTAGATATGCAATAGCCTCTCTAATTAATCCACAGAACGTTACCTCCTACGTTCTGGATAATGGTGTGCTAGGCGTAGACGAGCCATACTTCGTTAACCCAAGCCTCTCTGTTTACAGCCAATGGTTCAACCCTCAGGTAGAGTCATACTATCAACAATATGAGTCATACAATCTCACTAGAGCGGTGATGTATCTGGAGGAAGTTCCAGGGGTAACCCATAAAAACGGCCAGTGGTATTATAACAATCAACCACTTAAGCTCACGTTTTACTACACCTATCCGCCAGAGACACTGAAGAGGTTCGCGTATCTACTCTCAGATTCTGCCGCTGCAATTAACCTATCCATAACTCCAGTGTCGGAGACCTTCGGGACGCTTATTACTCAAGCTACAACTCCGCCATTTAATGATTTCAACCTCACTACCTTCGGTTGGATTAGTTTGGGCCCCTTCCCTAACTCTTGGATGAACGGAATATACACTTCACCTGGGAACGTTGGTGGTTTCTCTAACTCCACTGTTGATCAGGCACTACAGAACGCGTTAAATGCCCCAACTCTATCTCAAGAAATCAGCTACACGAAAGAGGCGGAATATCTATTACAGCAACAAGAGCCTTACGTGATCTACACTTGGAGCAACGCAATTCAGGCCGTATACTTGCCTGGATGGGCGAACTATATCTACCTATCAAGTGGAACGCCCACATACGCTATCAATCTGCTGGATGTTCACCCAACTAATCAGGCATTAAATGGAACATTCATATTCTCATCCATCTCCAGCGATCTACCGAGGCACATAAATATATATGCTAGCGTTTCGTTATACGCTTTCAACACCTTAGATGACATGTATGATAGCTTGGGAATTTCCCCGTTCAACAACCCAACTCAGGTGTTACCCTGGGTCGCCTCATCGTGGACTGTCCAGAAGCCCGTGACCATGACTCTTCCCAATGGCGACAAAATAGTTAACGGCTCAATTATCACAGTGAACCTTGTTCATAACGATACATGGATAGACGGTGTTCCCCTAACTGCGTATGACGTGAACTTCACGGTCTGGTACTACGATCTTCCAGGAATGATGGGGACTAACACCTTTGACGGCGTTACTCTAAACTACACTTACCTCTCCAGCGAAGGCTTCATTAACACTGACCTCTTTGGTACAATTCCCTCTCTGATATGGACAAATGTTACCAACCCCTATCAGATCGTGTTCTATCTGAACTCCTCCTCATACGTTAATGAGTACTTGGTACTCACGGAGTATCCAATAATGCCTGCCCATGCCATAGGTCCGGTTAACGTGGTAACCCTATATCACTCAACGTTGGCTCCTGAAATCTCGTCTGGACCATACATGTTCTCATCATTCAACAGTGAGGCTAAGACAGTGAGCGTAACCTATAACCCATACTACTTTAGAATTAACCCCTTGATATTCCTACAGAACGTCACTGAAGGCAACCCAACCAATTTCACAGCGAAATTCCAGTACTACACTTGGGACAATTCCACCTCTTCATTGGTGCCTAATCCAGTTAACGGAACAGCGGAAATGTGGCTAATGTATCTCAACGTGTCAGGTGAGAGTTACGGAAACGCTACAATGCCTGTGCCCATGAAGATGACTTCACCTGGAACTTACGTGGGAACAGTTAACACAACTGGTTTGAAACCTGGCATTTACGAGATAGTCAGTAAGGTAACTTGGGATAATGGAGCTAGAGAGCTGTTCAGCTACGGATCGCTAAACGTTACGCCTTCTAAGGTAGTTACTCCAACTACTCCACCACCCTCAGTTACCACGTCATCCTCTACAACCACTTTAGAGGTAGTTGCTGGAGTAGTAGTTGCAATAGTAATAATAGCTGTCGTTGTAGCTGTAATTAGGAGAAGATAA
- a CDS encoding DsrE family protein: MKVVFLVMSGDEKLGLALRMAYNSVKNKRYEDLKVLFFGPSQKSLTSLQGDLKNMFEELLKNGSVDSACVGVAENMGIKDTLIQMGLRLTPMGETLSKYVNNGYEVITF; this comes from the coding sequence ATGAAAGTAGTTTTCCTTGTAATGTCAGGAGATGAGAAGCTAGGGTTGGCCTTGAGAATGGCATACAACTCAGTTAAAAATAAGAGATATGAAGACCTTAAGGTATTGTTCTTCGGCCCAAGTCAAAAGAGCCTAACCAGCCTTCAGGGAGACCTTAAGAACATGTTCGAGGAACTTCTCAAGAACGGAAGTGTGGACTCTGCCTGTGTTGGCGTAGCAGAGAACATGGGAATTAAGGACACGTTAATTCAGATGGGATTGAGATTGACTCCGATGGGAGAAACTTTATCAAAGTACGTGAATAACGGATACGAGGTAATCACTTTCTAA
- a CDS encoding zinc ribbon domain-containing protein, whose product MKKCPRCGYENPDTVQLCERCRYPLSTATQSYMPPTPMKCPRCGYENQGNAATCERCRYPLRIGTFELEEERVEQSPEPFLRFRDGALYLVIGVLFLFLSIPPVNQILQDVLSLISVVFLGLSTGSYSVGFRLMGKELRSQSILSLLLLPGFLFLVSGIGVVNVNVTKLNISELSKNPLAVGLIDLGFILFLIGGIALSMGMYKLGNMLGRSPIKIASILTLIGIVAFFVIPELEFLLIGGQFLIYLEFRNLAIKKGDDHQ is encoded by the coding sequence ATGAAGAAGTGTCCCAGATGCGGTTACGAGAATCCCGATACAGTACAGCTCTGTGAGCGGTGCAGGTATCCGCTCTCTACCGCAACTCAAAGTTACATGCCTCCAACGCCCATGAAATGTCCCAGATGCGGTTACGAGAATCAGGGAAACGCGGCAACATGTGAAAGGTGCAGATACCCACTAAGGATCGGGACCTTTGAGCTAGAAGAGGAAAGAGTTGAGCAGAGCCCTGAACCTTTCCTAAGATTTAGGGATGGTGCTCTTTACTTGGTTATAGGCGTTTTATTCTTGTTCCTATCTATCCCTCCCGTTAATCAAATTCTCCAGGATGTTCTCAGTCTGATATCAGTGGTATTCCTAGGATTAAGTACAGGAAGTTACTCCGTGGGATTTAGATTGATGGGGAAAGAGCTGAGAAGCCAATCGATTCTATCGCTCCTCCTCCTTCCAGGTTTCCTCTTTTTAGTGTCTGGAATCGGAGTAGTAAACGTTAATGTTACCAAGCTAAACATCTCCGAACTTTCCAAAAATCCGTTGGCTGTGGGACTCATAGATTTAGGATTTATATTGTTCCTAATCGGTGGAATAGCCCTATCCATGGGAATGTATAAACTGGGCAATATGTTGGGAAGATCCCCCATTAAGATAGCCTCCATCTTAACTCTAATAGGTATAGTAGCTTTCTTCGTGATTCCTGAGCTTGAGTTCTTGTTGATTGGTGGACAATTCTTGATCTACCTTGAGTTCAGAAACTTAGCCATAAAGAAGGGGGATGATCATCAGTAA
- a CDS encoding transposase has translation MELSTVNEVTLYGVRIRELVEGPGKISLTLVPKILPDELLNKPVQEIERMALEEAERISPNYQRGKEVKRKGYASYRFLKGFKIVMVGRETKYELEWISVKLPVLYGKGRVRTQVEETLLREERKVFASLMLVYSVKGGKLNAKLWMPEIETGNDFKYVIVDGKYVKLKGRKAVLLVAMGVTREGKRAVLEVIISEAEDAIYWSLLVRVWKKTSFVLVVADGIKALDRAIFLELHVGRQGCLVHLKRRATKEEREALDAITSSAELGKIKPETNPTLLSYLIADKKLWKWLKSNNLVESFNSLLERRRFGLFHSPWRILQLARAIALYYNLSAYFLITVIILQSSSFLSLYPKYTQ, from the coding sequence ATGGAACTATCAACTGTGAACGAGGTAACCCTCTACGGGGTCCGGATTAGGGAGCTCGTAGAGGGACCTGGGAAGATATCCCTCACGCTCGTCCCCAAGATATTACCCGATGAGTTATTAAACAAACCGGTCCAGGAGATCGAGAGGATGGCCTTGGAGGAAGCTGAGAGGATTAGTCCCAACTACCAAAGGGGTAAGGAGGTCAAGAGGAAGGGTTACGCGAGCTACAGGTTCCTGAAGGGGTTCAAGATCGTGATGGTGGGGAGGGAGACGAAGTACGAGTTGGAGTGGATATCGGTGAAGCTGCCAGTGCTTTACGGTAAAGGGAGGGTGAGGACCCAGGTCGAGGAGACTCTGTTAAGGGAGGAGAGGAAGGTCTTCGCGTCCCTAATGTTGGTCTACTCAGTGAAGGGAGGTAAGTTGAACGCCAAGCTCTGGATGCCCGAGATTGAAACGGGCAACGACTTCAAGTACGTTATAGTTGACGGGAAGTACGTGAAGCTCAAGGGACGAAAGGCGGTCCTCTTGGTGGCTATGGGCGTGACCCGGGAGGGAAAGAGGGCGGTCCTCGAGGTCATCATAAGCGAGGCTGAGGACGCCATCTATTGGAGTCTCCTGGTCAGGGTCTGGAAGAAGACCAGCTTCGTCCTGGTGGTAGCTGACGGGATCAAGGCCTTGGACAGGGCGATCTTCCTTGAACTTCACGTGGGGAGGCAGGGCTGCCTGGTCCACCTCAAGCGTCGCGCGACCAAGGAGGAAAGGGAGGCTTTAGACGCGATCACCTCGTCAGCCGAGCTCGGCAAGATCAAGCCCGAGACCAACCCGACTCTTCTAAGCTACCTCATCGCCGACAAGAAGCTCTGGAAGTGGCTTAAGTCCAACAACCTGGTCGAGTCCTTCAACTCCCTCCTGGAGAGGAGGAGGTTCGGGTTGTTTCACTCTCCCTGGAGGATACTACAGCTCGCGCGGGCCATAGCGCTCTACTACAACCTATCGGCCTATTTTCTCATCACTGTAATAATATTACAGTCTTCTTCATTCCTCTCACTTTATCCGAAATATACCCAATAA
- a CDS encoding ABC transporter permease — MALLKYLAKRIAERLALLFGIIIFNFVIFQVLPTIYGINPAELYVPLTYKGLPRSELVQALDNQFGLNLPLDERFFVYIKSLLTFHLGISMHYDQPVISLIEARFPVTALLVVPSLILSTILALVLGLYSISRQGKIGDTAVSFTSIMTYFIPAFWLGEIVLYFFGFYLRIFPTNLAEAITTSNGHLLVGFTYWVSLLKFLTLPILFITVISYGVRNILFRNNGIELMGSNFVNYLRARGIDERKILYKHITRNAVIPVVTRVGIDIAFLFAGVVFIEDIFNIPGLGRLLVTGAENLDVPLLGGDFYIISLFAVIILLALDFIYPLIDPRVRYE, encoded by the coding sequence ATGGCCCTCTTAAAGTATTTGGCGAAGAGAATAGCCGAGAGACTGGCCCTACTGTTCGGAATAATTATCTTCAATTTCGTTATATTTCAGGTACTACCCACAATATACGGGATAAATCCAGCAGAACTTTACGTTCCCCTGACTTATAAGGGTCTTCCAAGGAGCGAGTTAGTCCAAGCCCTTGATAACCAGTTTGGATTGAACCTTCCCCTAGATGAGAGGTTCTTCGTTTACATTAAGTCGCTTCTCACTTTCCATCTGGGGATCTCCATGCATTACGATCAACCTGTAATATCACTGATTGAGGCAAGGTTTCCAGTCACCGCCCTACTGGTTGTACCAAGTTTAATACTTAGCACCATATTGGCCCTTGTTCTGGGATTATATTCGATCTCAAGACAGGGAAAGATAGGAGACACCGCAGTCAGCTTCACCTCTATCATGACCTATTTCATCCCAGCCTTCTGGTTAGGAGAGATTGTACTCTACTTCTTTGGTTTTTATCTTAGAATATTTCCAACGAACCTTGCTGAGGCAATAACGACCTCTAACGGTCATCTTTTGGTGGGTTTCACGTATTGGGTTAGCCTTCTGAAGTTTCTTACCCTGCCGATCCTATTCATTACGGTAATAAGTTATGGCGTAAGGAACATATTATTTAGGAACAACGGAATTGAGCTAATGGGTAGTAACTTTGTCAACTACTTGAGGGCAAGGGGCATTGATGAAAGAAAGATACTTTACAAACACATAACCAGGAACGCTGTAATTCCTGTGGTTACCAGAGTGGGAATTGATATAGCGTTTCTATTCGCGGGTGTTGTGTTCATAGAGGACATTTTCAACATTCCAGGCCTTGGTAGGCTTTTGGTGACGGGAGCTGAGAATTTAGACGTTCCTCTTCTAGGGGGGGACTTCTATATTATTAGTCTATTCGCTGTAATTATTTTACTAGCACTCGACTTCATATACCCTCTAATAGATCCTAGGGTGAGATACGAATGA
- a CDS encoding ABC transporter ATP-binding protein: MNELFEESTDTLLEVNSLKTYYKTKTGFVKAVDDVSLFLDRSKVLGVAGESGCGKSTLVTTIFRVMPRNAQVISGEVKFKGQNILNMDLKMFRKEVVWKDIAYIPQASMDVLDPVYKVRDQMLETIQAHEDVSRAEALERIYKSLESVGVPQEKADMFPHELSGGQRQRVVIAMALLLNPSMIVSDEATTALDVITQAKIIELMKSLQDSRKFSMMFVTHDLSLLANVSDSIAIMYAGKLVEFGDVEKVFSNPLHPYTQLLIKAIPDLRLRKQKKLVAIPGFPPDLENPPKGCRFAPRCPLAMPICREREPEFSRIEGFHYVACHAVTRK, from the coding sequence GTGAATGAGTTGTTTGAGGAATCCACAGACACTCTCCTTGAGGTCAACAGCCTCAAAACTTACTATAAAACCAAGACTGGGTTCGTGAAGGCGGTGGATGACGTTTCCCTATTCCTTGACAGGTCCAAGGTTCTGGGAGTGGCAGGGGAGTCTGGATGTGGTAAATCCACTTTAGTTACCACAATTTTCAGGGTAATGCCCAGGAATGCCCAGGTTATATCTGGGGAAGTTAAGTTCAAGGGACAAAACATCTTAAACATGGATCTGAAGATGTTTAGGAAGGAGGTCGTCTGGAAGGACATAGCCTACATTCCCCAGGCTTCCATGGACGTATTAGATCCAGTCTATAAGGTAAGGGACCAAATGTTGGAGACCATTCAGGCTCATGAAGACGTCTCCAGAGCCGAGGCCTTAGAGAGAATCTATAAGTCCTTAGAGAGCGTGGGAGTTCCCCAGGAGAAAGCCGATATGTTCCCCCATGAACTTTCAGGTGGACAGAGACAGAGGGTTGTGATCGCTATGGCACTCCTCCTCAACCCCTCAATGATCGTCTCTGATGAAGCAACTACCGCTCTAGACGTCATAACCCAGGCCAAGATAATTGAACTCATGAAATCTCTTCAGGACAGCAGAAAGTTCAGTATGATGTTCGTAACCCACGATCTATCCCTTTTGGCCAACGTTAGCGACAGCATTGCCATAATGTATGCCGGGAAATTAGTGGAGTTCGGGGACGTTGAGAAGGTGTTCAGTAACCCTCTTCACCCCTATACCCAGCTCTTGATCAAGGCTATTCCTGATTTAAGGTTACGAAAGCAGAAGAAACTTGTGGCCATTCCTGGATTTCCGCCAGATCTTGAGAACCCTCCGAAGGGTTGCAGGTTTGCACCTAGATGTCCCTTGGCCATGCCCATTTGTAGGGAGAGAGAGCCTGAGTTCTCCAGGATTGAGGGATTCCACTACGTCGCTTGCCACGCGGTGACCAGGAAATGA
- a CDS encoding ABC transporter ATP-binding protein, protein MIEAKDLRVYFKSRDVVVKALDGVSVSVRDREIVGIVGESGSGKTTLGRTILNLQRPQSGKVLWNGKDVLKLKGKQEREFRRQNQIIYQNPYEAVDIRLKVYDIVAEGIMVHGLAKDKEQEREMVLHSLRDVGLTPEEEYANSLPNQLSGGQLQRVAIARALVLNPSFIVADEPVSMLDMSIRAGVLEIFQRLRDERGIGIMMITHDISTLGYVADRIYVMYQGKVIEHGTADVLLEKPLHPYTQALISAVPIPDPSGRASFFSLKVKEDTEPYNGRGCKYYPRCPFAMAHCKEKEPDLTGVSSDHYVACFLY, encoded by the coding sequence ATGATTGAGGCAAAAGACCTTAGAGTATATTTCAAGTCTAGGGACGTGGTAGTTAAAGCCTTAGACGGCGTGAGCGTGAGCGTGAGGGATAGGGAGATCGTGGGAATTGTGGGAGAATCAGGCAGTGGGAAGACTACCCTTGGGAGAACCATCCTAAATCTGCAAAGACCTCAATCGGGGAAAGTTCTATGGAACGGAAAGGACGTATTAAAGCTGAAAGGAAAACAGGAGAGAGAGTTCAGACGTCAGAATCAGATAATCTATCAAAATCCATATGAAGCAGTGGACATAAGGTTGAAGGTATACGACATTGTTGCTGAGGGAATTATGGTTCACGGTTTAGCTAAGGACAAGGAACAGGAAAGGGAGATGGTGCTTCATTCGTTGAGAGACGTGGGGCTTACCCCTGAGGAAGAGTACGCAAACTCCCTTCCAAATCAACTTTCAGGGGGGCAGTTGCAAAGGGTGGCCATCGCCCGGGCATTGGTCCTCAATCCGTCGTTTATAGTAGCTGACGAGCCTGTCTCCATGTTGGATATGTCCATCAGGGCTGGAGTCCTTGAGATATTTCAAAGACTGAGGGATGAAAGGGGCATAGGAATAATGATGATTACACACGACATCTCTACCTTGGGCTACGTAGCGGACAGAATTTACGTAATGTATCAAGGTAAGGTTATAGAACACGGGACAGCAGATGTGCTACTTGAGAAACCACTCCATCCCTATACTCAGGCTTTAATCTCAGCCGTCCCCATACCCGATCCGTCTGGGAGAGCGAGCTTTTTCTCCCTGAAGGTTAAGGAGGATACTGAACCCTATAATGGTAGGGGTTGCAAATACTACCCAAGATGCCCCTTTGCAATGGCCCACTGTAAGGAGAAGGAACCAGATTTGACGGGTGTTTCCAGTGACCACTACGTCGCATGCTTCCTATACTGA